The Candidatus Methylomirabilota bacterium genomic interval GCGCTACAGCACCTCATGATGCTGTCCCAGCCTGACCAGCTCTACATCGGCGTGGATCACGAGCCTGCCGGAGAAAGCGAGGTCTTGCGCTGGCTGGCGACCGAGCTCGGTCTCCCTCCTCCTCGAGTGGTGAAATCTCCCGACCCCGTCCTGCGCCGGCCCCGGGGGAACAAACGCTGTCGCAACACCAAACTGGTTGACTCAGGATATGTATTCCGATACCCGACCTTCCGTGAAGGGTATGGTGAGATGCTGGAGAGCGCCGAAACATAGTACATCTCGGGGCCAGCACGCCGACAGCGGTAGTTTCCTGAAACAGATTTAGATATGTTTGGGGGGGACTAGACTGTGATTTGAAGCGGCTGCTTAGAAGACAAACGGTGCTCAGCTGAGTTGTTAGACGCGATGCTTGTATTCTTGCAAGTCTTTTATTGTAAACACCGATTCAAAGGGAACGACCTTTTGAATCTCTTCTGTACCACCCTCAAGTCTGTCTACGAGAACAATTACTTTGGCGACCTCTAATCCAGACTCTCT includes:
- a CDS encoding SDR family NAD(P)-dependent oxidoreductase; its protein translation is ALQHLMMLSQPDQLYIGVDHEPAGESEVLRWLATELGLPPPRVVKSPDPVLRRPRGNKRCRNTKLVDSGYVFRYPTFREGYGEMLESAET